A genomic region of Barnesiella viscericola DSM 18177 contains the following coding sequences:
- a CDS encoding adenine nucleotide alpha hydrolase family protein, with amino-acid sequence MKVRHILGISGGKDSAALAIYMKDKYPDLKIEYYNSDTGCELEETEILIDRLESYLGGITRLRAAAGSTEPTPFEHFLKACGNFLPSPQARWCTQKMKLQEMEKFVGDEPAISYVGIRGDEERDGYISTKPNIQAIFPFRRNIWSLDVINLFFNKENISKVVEIYRNVCPDIHDLDEAIRILETPLTKKFYYSKKLNALLDLDVKVFNKAVFEFLKTTSLPVGQLDKFPLVDNDDIIIKDDVFSILENSGVGVPGYYKPIEFEVDGQIGTYNRSRSGCYFCFFQQKIEWVWLYEQHRDLYMKAMEFEKDGYTWNQSESLAELCRPERIRQIKLEAIRKQQAQKKQGDGTLLSQIDDNDEILCMNCFI; translated from the coding sequence ATGAAAGTAAGGCATATATTAGGTATATCTGGAGGAAAAGATAGTGCGGCTCTAGCTATTTATATGAAAGATAAGTATCCAGATCTGAAGATTGAGTATTATAATTCCGACACTGGTTGTGAGCTTGAAGAGACCGAAATACTAATCGATCGTCTTGAATCGTACCTTGGGGGAATTACTCGCCTTCGTGCGGCCGCTGGTAGTACAGAACCGACTCCATTTGAACATTTCTTGAAAGCATGTGGTAATTTCCTTCCTTCGCCACAAGCAAGGTGGTGTACGCAAAAGATGAAACTTCAGGAAATGGAAAAATTTGTTGGGGATGAGCCAGCCATTTCTTATGTAGGAATACGTGGAGACGAAGAACGAGATGGATACATTTCCACAAAACCAAATATTCAAGCAATATTTCCATTCAGACGTAATATCTGGAGTCTAGATGTAATTAATCTATTCTTCAACAAAGAAAATATATCCAAAGTTGTTGAGATTTATAGAAATGTCTGCCCTGATATTCACGACCTTGACGAAGCCATCAGAATTTTAGAGACACCTCTAACTAAAAAATTCTATTATAGTAAGAAACTCAATGCATTGCTTGATTTGGATGTCAAAGTATTCAATAAGGCCGTCTTTGAATTTCTTAAAACAACATCTCTACCTGTAGGGCAATTAGACAAATTTCCACTAGTAGATAACGATGATATTATAATAAAAGACGATGTTTTCTCAATCCTAGAAAACAGTGGTGTTGGCGTGCCTGGATATTATAAACCTATTGAGTTCGAGGTGGATGGACAAATTGGCACTTATAACCGTAGTCGTTCTGGTTGTTACTTTTGTTTTTTCCAGCAAAAGATAGAATGGGTATGGCTCTATGAACAGCATAGAGATTTATATATGAAAGCCATGGAATTTGAAAAAGACGGTTATACCTGGAACCAATCTGAGAGTCTAGCTGAATTATGTCGTCCAGAAAGAATACGCCAAATTAAACTGGAAGCTATAAGAAAACAGCAGGCACAAAAGAAGCAAGGAGATGGCACTCTCCTTAGTCAAATAGATGATAATGACGAAATTCTTTGTATGAATTGTTTTATATAA
- a CDS encoding DEAD/DEAH box helicase family protein, with translation MLKNDVKWPNSRRYKSHGEWEPIGFFSNCLCNATRFDLKLGFFSSSAINILSDGFATFLYNGGRMRLIINDILSEQDKYALLQAKNEHYIIPALPLTDLVSLKEILSERGRHFFDCIAWLIKNERIQIKIISPKGSNGISHTKCGLFADATNKVAFDGSCNFSRTALIENCESITAFCDWDSPSDKFKVEDVEDDFLQTFLEKDDTVEYLDATEIRTNILSAFPDKELNDLLKDEAKLLSDQSISNLPLSVQRALQRAKNKVNNVIKHIEDERIKAYTEKTEPHFPYSSGPRDYQVQAFENWKNNKQKGLFAMATGTGKTLTSLNCLLQIYNKSGYYKAIILVPTITLVEQWEVECRKFYFNNIVKVCSKYPSWQSEIDRIKLKETIDPDNASYVIISTYASFVRDKVFKEFATLPKKRLLLIADEAHNMGSGRILDKLDGIPFLRRIGLSATPERQFDDAGTARLYEFFGASDKFTFEYTMQEAIDNGFLCRYYYYPHIVRLTDAEMAEYMKISLKLAKMYNNSRKDFKKSDDILKILLLKRKHIIHKAINKEKVFRSIIHDRFVEKGDLKYTLVYVPEGNRPDDNNSDIYDDIDIVQDDDFSNHIIDKFTRIVQEVSPTTTVKKFTSDSTNRDEILTAFANGDLEVLTSMKCLDEGVDIPRSELAIFCASTGNPRQFIQRRGRILRTHKDKKFAYIHDLVVVPEVSSAAESFNMERNLLAGEIRRVKDFALLSENAYSSVQELDDILEYYNLSIF, from the coding sequence ATGCTAAAAAACGATGTAAAATGGCCGAATAGTAGGCGATACAAATCGCATGGAGAGTGGGAACCTATAGGTTTCTTCTCCAATTGTTTGTGCAATGCTACAAGGTTTGACTTAAAACTCGGCTTTTTCTCATCATCTGCTATAAATATTCTATCCGACGGTTTTGCCACTTTTCTATACAATGGTGGACGAATGCGTTTAATAATTAACGATATTCTTTCTGAACAAGATAAATATGCTTTACTGCAAGCTAAAAATGAGCATTATATTATCCCGGCATTACCGTTAACAGATCTTGTATCTCTCAAAGAAATTTTATCAGAAAGAGGAAGACATTTCTTTGATTGTATTGCGTGGTTGATTAAAAATGAGCGCATACAAATAAAAATCATATCACCCAAAGGGAGCAATGGAATATCTCACACAAAATGTGGACTGTTTGCTGATGCAACAAATAAAGTTGCTTTTGATGGCAGCTGTAACTTTTCACGGACAGCGCTTATCGAGAATTGTGAAAGCATTACAGCCTTTTGTGATTGGGATTCACCTTCTGATAAATTTAAGGTAGAGGATGTCGAAGATGACTTTCTACAAACATTTCTTGAAAAGGACGATACAGTTGAGTATCTTGATGCCACAGAAATACGAACTAATATTTTATCTGCATTTCCAGATAAAGAACTCAATGACTTGCTTAAAGACGAAGCGAAACTGCTTTCTGACCAATCAATTTCAAATCTCCCCTTGTCTGTACAAAGGGCTTTACAACGTGCTAAAAACAAAGTAAATAATGTTATTAAACACATTGAAGATGAACGTATAAAGGCTTATACGGAAAAGACAGAGCCTCATTTCCCATATTCTTCAGGTCCTCGTGACTATCAAGTGCAAGCTTTCGAAAATTGGAAAAACAATAAGCAAAAAGGTCTATTTGCGATGGCTACAGGAACTGGCAAAACACTAACATCACTAAATTGCTTGTTGCAGATTTATAACAAGTCAGGGTATTATAAGGCTATAATACTTGTGCCAACTATAACACTTGTTGAACAATGGGAAGTGGAATGTCGTAAGTTCTATTTCAATAACATTGTAAAAGTATGTTCTAAATATCCATCATGGCAGTCTGAAATTGACCGCATAAAACTTAAAGAAACTATTGATCCAGATAATGCATCATATGTAATTATATCTACATATGCATCATTCGTAAGAGATAAAGTATTCAAAGAATTCGCTACATTACCTAAAAAGCGATTATTATTAATTGCTGATGAAGCACACAATATGGGATCTGGACGAATACTAGATAAACTTGATGGGATTCCCTTCCTGCGCAGAATTGGACTGTCCGCAACGCCAGAACGGCAGTTCGACGATGCGGGAACGGCACGCTTATATGAATTCTTTGGAGCGAGTGACAAATTCACATTTGAATATACAATGCAAGAGGCTATAGATAATGGGTTCTTATGCCGATACTACTATTATCCCCATATTGTCCGTTTGACTGATGCGGAAATGGCTGAATATATGAAGATTTCTTTGAAACTTGCAAAAATGTATAATAACAGCCGGAAAGACTTCAAAAAAAGTGATGATATTTTGAAGATATTATTGCTAAAACGGAAACACATAATCCATAAGGCAATAAATAAGGAAAAAGTATTTCGTTCAATTATACATGACCGTTTTGTAGAAAAAGGCGACTTGAAGTACACATTGGTTTATGTTCCCGAAGGGAATAGGCCAGACGATAATAATTCCGATATATATGATGACATAGATATAGTACAAGATGATGATTTTTCAAATCACATTATTGATAAATTTACTCGTATTGTGCAAGAAGTAAGTCCAACTACAACTGTCAAGAAGTTTACATCGGACTCGACAAACAGAGATGAAATTTTAACTGCTTTCGCGAATGGAGATTTAGAGGTTCTAACATCTATGAAGTGCTTGGATGAAGGTGTAGATATACCAAGGAGTGAACTTGCAATTTTCTGTGCAAGTACGGGAAATCCTCGTCAATTTATTCAAAGGCGTGGCAGAATACTACGTACACATAAAGATAAAAAATTTGCTTATATTCATGATTTAGTGGTTGTTCCAGAAGTCAGTTCTGCCGCCGAATCATTTAATATGGAACGCAACCTCTTAGCCGGAGAAATAAGACGAGTAAAAGACTTTGCACTCCTTAGTGAAAATGCATATAGTTCTGTACAAGAGTTGGACGATATCCTTGAATATTATAATCTTTCAATTTTTTAG